Proteins encoded in a region of the Streptomyces sp. NBC_00310 genome:
- a CDS encoding SpoIIE family protein phosphatase, which yields MVTKASGASRAATAGEAMAVVDARGLVTGWSEGARRLTGHTAGDVTGRPAADLVDGDAATVWRTLLTHGDTVVDLRYRDGRRQKVALRMCPLRGARGEGRRFAVTATPDRAERGLGELAFAQASMSMSVFDTEQRYLRMNDWACQVMGQPEEEFRHQYFLDTVEDAEHSRGFLRHLEMVVETGQPVRYESWTRSPSGRRMHAWTSEMWPLRGHSGELIGTALAAFDSSEQFWARQRLALLNEAAGSIGTRLDVVQTARELAELVVPRLADFASVDLLESVLQGEEPEMGPVDGGVELRRAAHHSRTPGVPEAAIGLGSADVYPPTSPPARALFTGSPVLARTGDDALDSWFARHGARSTKLQEAEDHDLSLMAVPLVARGTTLGVAVLVRILTPEHPDAFDQDDVSLAEELASRAAVCVDNARRYTKERTTALALQRSLLPKTVAGQAAVEFASRYLPALSQAGVGGDWFDVIPLSGTRVALVVGDVVGHGIHASVTMGRLRTAVWALADVDLPPDELLTHLDDLVEHLAAGDGTGDGEIGATCLYAVYDPVDRSCSIASAGHVPPVMVRPDGSVDVVEVVAGPMLGVGGLPFEARDLEVPEGSVLALYTDGLVEARDRDVDTGTAALCAALGGPVGSLESACDTVLTSLLPDTPADDVALLLARTRALDAEQVAVWNLSDDPALVANARHLATEQLTRWGLEEAVFVTELVVSELVTNAIRYGGAPIQLRLIRDRTLICEVSDASSTSPHLRRARSFDEGGRGLLLVAQLTDRWGSRPSGAGKTIWAEQALPPVP from the coding sequence ATGGTGACAAAGGCGTCCGGCGCGTCGCGGGCTGCCACGGCCGGTGAGGCGATGGCGGTGGTCGACGCGCGCGGCCTGGTCACGGGGTGGAGCGAGGGGGCCAGGCGACTCACCGGGCACACCGCCGGGGACGTGACCGGGCGGCCGGCGGCGGACCTCGTCGACGGGGACGCGGCGACGGTGTGGCGGACGCTGCTGACGCACGGCGACACGGTCGTGGACCTGCGCTACCGGGACGGGCGGCGGCAGAAGGTGGCTCTGCGGATGTGCCCGCTGCGGGGTGCGCGGGGCGAGGGGCGGAGGTTCGCCGTCACCGCGACACCGGACCGGGCCGAGCGGGGGCTGGGTGAGCTGGCCTTCGCGCAGGCCTCGATGTCCATGTCCGTCTTCGACACCGAGCAGCGGTATCTGCGGATGAACGACTGGGCGTGCCAGGTCATGGGACAGCCCGAGGAGGAGTTCCGGCACCAGTACTTCCTCGACACCGTGGAGGACGCCGAGCACAGCCGGGGCTTCCTGCGTCATCTGGAGATGGTCGTGGAGACCGGACAGCCGGTCCGCTACGAGAGCTGGACCCGTTCGCCCTCCGGCCGGCGCATGCACGCCTGGACCTCCGAGATGTGGCCACTGCGCGGCCACTCGGGAGAGCTGATCGGCACCGCGCTCGCCGCGTTCGACAGCAGCGAGCAGTTCTGGGCACGCCAGCGCCTGGCCCTGCTGAACGAGGCGGCCGGTTCCATCGGCACCAGACTCGACGTCGTCCAGACCGCCCGCGAACTCGCCGAACTGGTCGTACCCCGGCTCGCCGACTTCGCCAGCGTCGACCTCCTGGAGTCCGTGCTCCAGGGCGAGGAACCCGAGATGGGCCCCGTGGACGGCGGTGTGGAACTGCGCCGGGCCGCGCATCACTCCCGTACGCCGGGTGTCCCGGAGGCGGCGATCGGCCTGGGCTCCGCCGATGTCTACCCGCCCACCTCGCCGCCCGCCCGGGCCCTGTTCACCGGGTCCCCCGTGCTCGCCCGCACCGGCGACGACGCCCTCGACTCCTGGTTCGCGCGGCACGGCGCCCGCTCCACCAAGCTCCAGGAGGCCGAGGACCACGACCTGTCCCTGATGGCCGTACCCCTGGTCGCACGCGGTACGACCCTCGGCGTGGCCGTCCTCGTGCGCATCCTGACCCCCGAGCATCCCGACGCCTTCGACCAGGACGACGTGTCGCTCGCCGAGGAACTCGCCAGCCGGGCGGCCGTCTGCGTCGACAACGCCCGCCGCTACACGAAGGAAAGGACTACGGCGCTGGCGCTCCAGCGCAGCCTGCTGCCGAAGACGGTCGCCGGACAGGCGGCCGTCGAGTTCGCCTCCCGCTATCTGCCGGCGCTGTCGCAGGCCGGGGTGGGCGGCGACTGGTTCGACGTGATCCCGCTGTCCGGGACCCGGGTGGCGCTGGTCGTCGGGGACGTCGTGGGCCACGGCATCCACGCCTCCGTCACCATGGGCCGGCTGCGCACGGCCGTGTGGGCGCTGGCCGACGTCGACCTGCCGCCCGACGAGTTGCTCACCCACCTGGACGACCTCGTCGAGCACCTCGCGGCCGGTGACGGCACGGGAGACGGGGAGATCGGCGCGACCTGTCTGTACGCGGTGTACGACCCGGTGGACCGCAGCTGCTCGATCGCCTCGGCCGGGCATGTGCCGCCCGTGATGGTGCGGCCCGACGGCAGTGTGGATGTGGTGGAGGTGGTGGCCGGACCGATGCTCGGCGTCGGCGGACTCCCGTTCGAGGCCAGGGATCTGGAGGTGCCCGAGGGCTCGGTCCTCGCGCTCTACACCGACGGCCTGGTGGAGGCCCGCGACCGTGACGTCGACACGGGCACCGCCGCCCTCTGCGCAGCGCTGGGAGGGCCGGTGGGCAGCCTGGAGAGCGCCTGCGACACCGTGCTGACGTCACTCCTGCCCGACACCCCGGCCGACGACGTGGCCCTGCTGCTCGCCCGCACCCGCGCCCTCGACGCGGAACAGGTGGCCGTCTGGAACCTCTCCGACGACCCGGCGCTGGTGGCCAACGCGCGCCACCTCGCCACCGAACAGCTCACCCGCTGGGGCCTGGAGGAGGCCGTCTTCGTCACCGAACTCGTGGTCAGCGAACTCGTCACCAACGCCATCCGCTACGGCGGCGCCCCCATCCAGCTGCGCCTGATCCGCGACCGCACCCTCATCTGCGAGGTCTCCGACGCCAGCAGCACCTCCCCCCATCTGCGCCGGGCCCGCAGCTTCGACGAGGGGGGCCGCGGCCTGCTCCTGGTCGCCCAGCTCACCGACCGCTGGGGCAGCCGCCCGAGCGGCGCGGGCAAGACCATCTGGGCCGAGCAGGCCCTGCCACCGGTCCCGTGA
- a CDS encoding peptidoglycan-binding domain-containing protein, which yields MSKPPEPGRTTKRPTIEPTYVMRRRRTEALAELLREFEQYKGTTAPNDEYETVAVPPTPTPRPAPAPAPEPKPAPERILPRTEYETEELPPVMAGEDFGSDTVPSGERRRRPAPGGGSGLKRAAVVVGVGAAALLGFGAALLLPGGGTEKEARTVTPTPAPSAPATSAPAQNDGTDPDGPGTLREGDSGPEVSELQQRLLRIPNVYDNGSTSGRYDGVLKEAVARFQLWYGIRGDETGVYGNDTRQDLESRTAL from the coding sequence GTGTCGAAACCGCCCGAACCGGGCCGGACGACGAAGCGTCCCACGATCGAGCCCACCTACGTCATGCGCCGACGCAGGACCGAGGCCCTGGCCGAGCTGCTGCGCGAGTTCGAGCAGTACAAGGGGACGACAGCCCCGAACGACGAGTACGAGACCGTCGCCGTACCACCGACACCGACACCGAGGCCCGCACCCGCACCCGCACCCGAGCCGAAACCCGCTCCCGAGCGGATCCTGCCACGGACGGAGTACGAGACCGAGGAACTGCCCCCGGTCATGGCCGGCGAGGACTTCGGCTCCGACACGGTCCCGAGCGGCGAGCGGCGGCGGCGTCCGGCGCCCGGCGGCGGATCCGGTCTGAAGCGCGCCGCGGTCGTCGTCGGCGTCGGCGCGGCCGCCCTCCTCGGCTTCGGCGCCGCGCTCCTGCTGCCCGGCGGCGGCACGGAGAAGGAGGCGCGCACCGTCACCCCGACACCCGCCCCGTCGGCACCCGCGACCTCCGCCCCCGCCCAGAACGACGGCACCGACCCCGACGGCCCCGGAACCCTCCGCGAGGGCGACAGCGGCCCCGAGGTCTCCGAACTCCAGCAACGGCTGCTCCGCATCCCGAACGTGTACGACAACGGCTCCACCTCGGGCCGGTACGACGGCGTACTGAAGGAGGCGGTGGCGCGCTTCCAGCTCTGGTACGGCATCCGGGGTGACGAAACGGGCGTCTACGGCAACGACACCCGCCAGGACCTCGAATCCCGCACCGCGCTCTAG
- a CDS encoding phosphatase PAP2 family protein — translation MPSSAGHHRLNRRVFLRNSLGVSAGLIAAPALAPVWHASAAESKAATAFAAFVDDYTTNTTANLTPETNAVVRALGGFAEIWKTGSAWNTGTPLLPEILRANMRYCARVTSRRTEAQARQAFITDRQHQSYSVITGLGPLAELYKAGAMAVTAITSAPEGTPAGKISDSVPADAPAGSANGAGSTTSELGKVAELVNTVRGPFASGNPSKFSYQYPRPWRMNENSEVADTGRTDAFGFPVYDSDVIVVPQLLRQRGENPAEDGGFPSGHTNALHLAALAYAYAVPERFQEMVTRAFEASHDRIISGMHSAVDVLGGRVMATALAAAALADPKNAALKAAARKQAAEYFQAKTGTTADTLFAYAHSAGTDTDPYADRRANARLVEPKLTYVLTRRGPSEDLTVPKGAEVLLETRLPYLDAAQRREVLRTTALPSGYVLLDGWEQWGRLNLFEAADGYGAFDAEVTVTLDAALGGFHAADTWRNDIDGRGGLVKRGGGSLTLAGANRYTGGTVVEAGVLAAGSKEAFGRGDVRVEGGTLATGDHSVRVRGGYVQAGVLDVTLDRGTDPALVVDGRAVLERGSELVVRFDAEQAPRSGSTVAVIGARSLQGRFAEVSVAVEGWTAEQVFTAHGVSVRLRKK, via the coding sequence ATGCCGTCATCTGCCGGGCACCACAGACTCAACCGCCGCGTCTTCCTCAGGAACTCCCTCGGCGTCTCGGCCGGCCTGATCGCCGCTCCGGCCCTCGCTCCCGTCTGGCATGCCTCCGCGGCCGAGAGCAAGGCCGCCACCGCGTTCGCCGCGTTCGTCGACGACTACACCACCAACACCACGGCGAACCTCACCCCCGAGACCAACGCCGTGGTCCGCGCCCTGGGCGGCTTCGCCGAGATCTGGAAGACGGGAAGCGCCTGGAACACCGGCACCCCGCTGCTGCCGGAGATCCTGCGCGCCAACATGCGCTACTGCGCGCGTGTCACCTCCCGGCGCACCGAGGCGCAGGCGCGCCAGGCGTTCATCACCGACCGGCAGCACCAGAGCTACTCGGTGATCACCGGCCTCGGCCCGCTCGCGGAGCTGTACAAGGCGGGCGCCATGGCGGTCACGGCGATCACCTCCGCCCCGGAGGGCACCCCGGCGGGCAAGATCAGCGACTCCGTCCCCGCCGACGCCCCCGCCGGATCCGCGAACGGCGCCGGGTCCACCACCTCCGAGCTCGGGAAGGTGGCCGAGCTCGTCAACACCGTGCGCGGGCCGTTCGCGTCGGGCAACCCCTCCAAGTTCTCGTACCAGTACCCGCGCCCCTGGCGGATGAACGAGAACAGCGAGGTCGCCGACACCGGCAGGACCGACGCGTTCGGGTTTCCGGTGTACGACTCCGACGTGATCGTCGTCCCGCAGCTGCTGCGCCAGCGCGGCGAGAACCCCGCCGAGGACGGCGGTTTCCCCAGCGGCCACACCAACGCCCTCCACCTGGCGGCCCTGGCCTACGCGTACGCCGTCCCGGAGCGCTTCCAGGAGATGGTGACCCGCGCCTTCGAAGCGAGCCACGACCGGATCATCTCGGGCATGCACTCCGCGGTCGACGTCCTCGGCGGCCGGGTCATGGCCACCGCGCTGGCCGCCGCCGCGCTCGCCGACCCGAAGAACGCCGCCCTGAAGGCCGCCGCGCGCAAGCAGGCCGCCGAGTACTTCCAGGCGAAGACGGGCACGACGGCCGACACGCTGTTCGCCTACGCGCACTCGGCGGGGACGGACACCGACCCGTACGCCGACCGCCGGGCCAACGCCCGCCTGGTCGAGCCGAAGCTGACATACGTGCTGACCCGGCGCGGCCCTTCCGAGGACCTGACCGTGCCTAAGGGCGCCGAGGTCCTGCTGGAGACGCGGCTGCCCTACCTCGACGCGGCGCAGCGGCGCGAGGTGCTGCGCACGACCGCGCTGCCGTCCGGGTACGTCCTGCTGGACGGCTGGGAGCAGTGGGGCCGGCTCAACCTGTTCGAGGCGGCGGACGGTTACGGCGCCTTCGACGCGGAGGTCACCGTCACGCTGGACGCCGCGCTCGGCGGCTTCCACGCGGCCGACACCTGGCGCAACGACATCGACGGCCGGGGCGGCCTCGTCAAGCGGGGCGGCGGTTCGCTGACGCTGGCGGGCGCCAACCGGTACACGGGCGGCACCGTCGTGGAGGCCGGTGTCCTCGCGGCGGGCTCGAAGGAGGCGTTCGGCCGCGGTGACGTCCGGGTCGAGGGCGGCACGCTGGCCACGGGCGACCACTCCGTCCGGGTGCGCGGCGGCTATGTCCAGGCCGGCGTGCTCGACGTGACGCTGGACCGGGGCACCGACCCGGCCCTCGTGGTGGACGGGCGCGCGGTCCTGGAGCGGGGCAGCGAGCTGGTGGTCCGCTTCGACGCCGAGCAGGCGCCGCGGTCCGGCAGCACGGTGGCGGTCATCGGGGCGCGGTCCCTGCAGGGCCGGTTCGCCGAGGTCTCCGTGGCCGTCGAGGGCTGGACGGCCGAGCAGGTCTTCACGGCGCACGGTGTGTCGGTGCGGCTGCGGAAGAAGTGA